The stretch of DNA GGTGTCGTTCCTGCTGGGCGGGCTCAGCGGAGTGCTGATCGCCTCGCCGCCGCTGGACTTCCACGTGACCGACTCGTACTTCATCGTGGCGCACCTGCACTACGTGCTGTTCGGCACCGTGGTGTTCGCGATGTTCGCCGGCTTCTACTTCTGGTGGCCCAAGCTCACCGGGAAGATGCTGGACGAACGGCTCGGCAGGATCCATTTCTGGCTGCTGTTCCCCGGCTTCCAGCTGACGTTCCTGGTGCAGCACTGGCTCGGCGCGGAGGGGATGCCCCGCCGGTACGCCGACTACCTGCCCGCCGACGGCTTCACCCTCCTGAACACACTCTCCTCGGCGGGGGCGTTCCTGCTCGGCGTGTCCACCCTGCCCTTCCTCTACAACGTCTGGCACACCTCGCGCCACGGACGGCAGGTCACCGTGAACGACCCCTGGGGGTACGGGCGCGCCCTGGAGTGGGCGACCTCCTGCCCGCCGCCGCGGCACAACTTCGACGCCCTGCCCCGGATCCGCTCCGAGGCCCCCGCCTTCGACCTGCACCACCCCGACATCGTCCAGCGGGCGGAACTGGAGGGACGCCGATGAAGGTGGAAGCCCTGCTCTTCGGCGGCGTCGCACTCTTCTTCGGCGGCAGCGCCGCCCTGTACGGCGTCTGGTCGGGCGAGCCGGCCGGCACGGCGGCGCTGGTCATCGCGTGCGGAATGGCGGCGCTGGTCTCCTTCTTCTGCCTGATCCAGTACCGGCGCAAGGGAGTGCGCCCGCAGGACCGCCGTGAGGCCGAGGTCGCCGACGCCGCCGGGCCGCTGGAGTTCTTCCCGCCCGAGAGCACCTGGCCGATCGTCACCGCGCTGGGCTTCTCGGTCAGCGCGCTGGGCGTGGTCTACGGGGTGTGGCTGTTCCTCATCGGTCTCGGGGTGCTGGTGCGGGGGGTGGCGGGGATGGCGTTCCAGTACGTTCACCGGGGCGAGTGACGACCGGCCCCGCCGGGGCTCCGGGGCGGCGCGACCCGACGGCGCGGTGGTCGCTCTCGTAGCCCCCGGTGATGGACTGCCGCACCTCACCGGTCTCCTCGCCCTCGGCGAGGATCTCCTGTTCCCTGGCCAGCAGGGCGTGGCACAGGGCCCGGGTGACCAGGAAGGCGGCGACGGGAGCCAGCACGAGCGCGATCCGCAGCACCCAGGTGATCGTGTTCACGGAGACCCGGAAGGCGGCCGCGATGATGTCGTTGCCGCCCTCCAGCAGCAGCACGCCGTAGAACACGAGCCCGGCGACGCCGAGGCCGGTGCGGACGGGGCGCTCCCGCGGCCGGTCGCACAGGTGCTGTTCCTGGTGCCACTCCCCCGTCAGCCACTGCTCGGCGAACGGGTACGCGTACAGGACGGCGAACAGCAGCCCCGGCAGGACCACCGCCGGCAGGAAGGCGTTCCACATGATCGTGTGCCCGGCCACGTTCGTCTCCCAGGCCGGCATCAGCCGCAGCGAGCCCTCCAGGAACCCGACGTACCAGTCCGGCTGGGAGCCCGTGGACGCCTGGTCCGGCTGGTAGGGGCCGTACGTCCACACCGGGTTGATCTGGGCGATCCCGGCGAGCAGGACCAGCACGCCGAAGACGGTGAACTGCAGGCCCAGCGAGGAGGCGGTGAACTGGGGGAAGAGCGGTTTGCCGCGCACGTTGCGGCCGCCGCGGCCCGGGCCGCGCCACTGGGTGTGCTTGAGATGGAAGACCAGGAGCAGGTGCGCGACGACCAGCGCGATCAGGACGCCCGGCAGCAGCAGGATGTGCAGGCTGTACAGCCGGGGGATGATCTCGTGCCCCGGGAACTGGCCGCCGAACACGAGGAAACTCGCGTAGGTGCCGATCACCGGCAAGGACAGCACGATCGCCTGGGCGATGCGCAGCCCGGTGCCGGAGAGCAGGTCGTCGGGCAGGGAGTAGCCCGCGAAACCCTCGGCGACGGAGAGGGCGAACAGCGTCACCCCGATGACCCAGTTGATCTCCCTGGGCCTGCGGAAGGCACCGGTGAAGAAGATCCGCAGCAGGTGCGCGCCGATCGCGGCGACGAAGACGAGCGCCGCCCAGTGGTGGGTCTGCCGCAGCAGCAGTCCGCCGCGGATGTCGAAGCTGATGCGCAGGGTGGAGTCGAACGCCTCCGACATGAGCACCCCGCGCAGTGGCGCGTACGACCCGGCGTAGGCGACCTCACGCATCCCCGGCTGGAAGAACAGCGTCAGCCACACGCCGGTCAGGACCAGCACGAGCAGGCTGTACAGGGCGAGCTCGCCGAGCAGGAACGACCAGTGCTCGGGGAACGCCTTGCGCATGAGCCCGCCGCCCTCGGACAGCGGCAGCCGGGCGTCCAGGAAGCCGGTGAACCGCTCACCGGGTCCGGCACCGCGTACGGGGCGCCCGCGCCGTGCCGGGCTCACGGCTCCTCCGCTCCGCCGCCCTCGTCCCGGCCGCCTTCGCCCGCCTCCGGGGCCGACCGCGCGGCCCTCTCCACGCCGGCCTCGATCTCGGTGCGCGGCTTGCCCGCGTCGCTCGCGTACTCGCTCAGGGCGGCCTGGAGATCACGGGCCAGGTCCCGCCAGGCCCGCCAGGCCGTCTCGTACGTCTCGCTCTGCGTTCCGGTCCACTGCGCCTGCGCGGGCGGTCCGTAGTTCTGCCGCAGCTGCTCGACCCGGTCGTGTGCCTCGTCGGCCGCCCGCTGCTTGGCCACGAGCTCTTCGAAGGTGTGTGACACAGCCCAGGACCCTAAGCACGACCGGCGCACGCGGCAGTCCCGACCTGCCGGGCGGGGACGCGGCACACCCGTGTGGCGGGTCGCGGCGCCGCGGGCGGGCTCAGAGCGCCAGCTCGCTCCACACCTGCTTGCCGCCGCCGGCCGGCACGGTGCCCCAGGTCGCCGACATGGCCTCGACGAGGAGGATGCCCCGGCCGCCGGTGGCCTGCCAGCCGATGCTGGTCGGCTTGACCGGGGTGCGGGGCGAGGCGTCGGCGACGGCGACGCGCAGCCGCCGGTTGACCAGGGTGAGGTCCAGGCGGACCTGGCCGTCGGTGTGCACGAGGGCGTTGGTGACCAGCTCGGACACCACGAGGAGCACGGCGTCGGTGTCCTCCGTGACGCCCCAGGAACGCAGGGTGCGCCGGGTGAAGCGGCGGGCGTGCCGGACCGCTTCGGGCACCCGCCACACCGACCAGCTCTCCCTGAGCGGGCGTACGGCCATGCCGTCGTAGCGCATCAGCAGCAGCGCGATGTCGTCGTCGCGGCCCGCGCCGGTCAGCAGGACGTCGGCGACCAGGCCGAGATGGGAGGGGTCGGCGGCGGCCAGGTCGTGGGCGAGTCGGGCCATGCCCACGTCGATGTCGGCGTCCGCGGACTCCACCAGGCCGTCGGTGGTCAGGGCGAGCACCGTGCCGGGTTGCAGCCGCAGCGGGGTCATCGGGAAGTCGGCCTGCGTCAGCACGCCGAGCGGGGGCCCGCCCTCGGCCTCCGCGATCTCGGTACGGCCGTCCGGGTGGCGCAGCACCAACGGAGGGTGTCCGGCGCGTACGCACCAGGCGGAGCCCTGTTCCATGTCGACCTCGACGTAGGCGCAGGTGGCGAACAGGTCGGTCTCCATCTCCAGCAGGAGGCGGTTGGCGTGCGAGACCACCACGTCCGGCGGGTGGCCCTCGGCTGCGTAGGCGCGCAGGGCGGTGCGCATCTGGCCCATCAGGGTGGCGGCGCCCGCGTTGTGGCCCTGCACGTCGCCGATGACGAGGGCCACGCGGTGGTCGGGCAGCGGGATCACGTCGTACCAGTCGCCGCCGACCTCCAGTCCGGCCGTGGCCGGCAGATAGCGGGCCACGGCCTCGGCGCCGGGCAGTTGCGGCAGGCGGCTGGGCAGCAGGGTGCGCTGGAGCATGCCGACGAGTTCGTGCTCGGCGTCGAAGGCGCGGGCGCGCAGCAGGGCCTGTCCGGCCAGGCCGGCCGAGGCGGTGAGCAGGGCGCGTTCGTCGGGGCCGAAGTCGTGCGGGGTGTCCCAGCCGATCAGGCAGGCGCCCGCCATGCGGCCGGCCGCGGGCAGCGGCAGCACCGCGAGGCCGCCCGGGCCGACGTCGGCGAGGGCCGGTTCGAGGGTGGCCCCGGCGGGCCAGATCTGGGCGCGGCCCTCGCGCAGGGCGGCGGCCAGGGTGGGCATGGCCCGCACGGGCGCGTCCGGCCACTCGGTGCGCCACTGAAGGCGCCACAGCTCGGGCCAGGCATCCGGTTCGGGCGGGTCGAGGACGGTGACGACGAGCCGGTCGTTCTCCAGCTCGGCGAGCGCGATCCGGTCGGCCCGCAGCGGTGCGCGCAGCGCGGACACCACCGCCTGGCCGACGTCCCGGACGGTGCCCGCGGTCGCCAGGGCGGCGGCGAGCCGCTGGACGCGGGCGACGTCGTTGACGCCGGGGCGCAGCGTGGAGGCGTCGGCGACGGTGCCGACCAGGCGGGCCGGACGGCCCTCGCCGCCGGGCAGCAGCCGTCCGCGCAGCCGCAGCCACCTGGGTTGGCCGCCCGGTCGCAGGGCGCGGAACTCCAGCTCGCGTTCGCCGATGGACATGTGGTCGGCCTCGACCACGGACATCAGGGACGGCAGGTCTTCCGGCACGGTCAGCGCGAGCAGTGTCTCGACCTTGCCGTCGAAGCCGGGCCGGGTGATGCCGAACAGGTCCAGGATGCGGTCGCCGACCTCCACTCTCCCGCTGTCCATGGCGAGGCTGAACGCGTCCGGCGGCAGTTCCTCGCCCTGGACGGCCTCCGCGGCGTCGGGGCACGCGACGGCCTCGGCGATCAGTTCGAGGCACGCGCGGCCCTCGCCGTCGAAGCCGCCCGGCTCGTCGGTGACGGCGAGCAGCACGCCGCCGTCCGGCCCGCGCAGGGGTAACGCGGCCAGGGAGAAGACGTCTTCGGCCGGCATCCGCCGGAAGGCGGCGGAGCCGGCGAGGTCCTCGGGTCGCAGCCACACGGGCCGGCCGGAGCGGCAGGCGTCCGCCGCGGGGGACCCTCCGGCCAGGGGGTAGCTGTCCCGCAGCCCGTACAGGGTCCGCGGGACGCCGACCGACTCGGACAGGCACAGCAGCTCGCCCGTCGCGGCACGGATGTAGACGCCGGCGAACGCGGCCCCGGTGAAGACCAGGGCCTGCTCCAGCACGCGGCGCAGCCGGTCGGCGGTCGCCGGTGCGGAGGTGAGCGTTCTGAGAGCGAGTTCGGCCCGCGGGGTTGTCGTTCTTCGTGCAGTAGCGCCCTCACTGACCACA from Streptomyces sp. 6-11-2 encodes:
- a CDS encoding cytochrome c oxidase subunit 4, with translation MKVEALLFGGVALFFGGSAALYGVWSGEPAGTAALVIACGMAALVSFFCLIQYRRKGVRPQDRREAEVADAAGPLEFFPPESTWPIVTALGFSVSALGVVYGVWLFLIGLGVLVRGVAGMAFQYVHRGE
- a CDS encoding ubiquinol-cytochrome c reductase cytochrome b subunit, which produces MRKAFPEHWSFLLGELALYSLLVLVLTGVWLTLFFQPGMREVAYAGSYAPLRGVLMSEAFDSTLRISFDIRGGLLLRQTHHWAALVFVAAIGAHLLRIFFTGAFRRPREINWVIGVTLFALSVAEGFAGYSLPDDLLSGTGLRIAQAIVLSLPVIGTYASFLVFGGQFPGHEIIPRLYSLHILLLPGVLIALVVAHLLLVFHLKHTQWRGPGRGGRNVRGKPLFPQFTASSLGLQFTVFGVLVLLAGIAQINPVWTYGPYQPDQASTGSQPDWYVGFLEGSLRLMPAWETNVAGHTIMWNAFLPAVVLPGLLFAVLYAYPFAEQWLTGEWHQEQHLCDRPRERPVRTGLGVAGLVFYGVLLLEGGNDIIAAAFRVSVNTITWVLRIALVLAPVAAFLVTRALCHALLAREQEILAEGEETGEVRQSITGGYESDHRAVGSRRPGAPAGPVVTRPGERTGTPSPPPPAPAPRDR
- a CDS encoding WXG100 family type VII secretion target; the protein is MSHTFEELVAKQRAADEAHDRVEQLRQNYGPPAQAQWTGTQSETYETAWRAWRDLARDLQAALSEYASDAGKPRTEIEAGVERAARSAPEAGEGGRDEGGGAEEP
- a CDS encoding SpoIIE family protein phosphatase: MTNVVSEGATARRTTTPRAELALRTLTSAPATADRLRRVLEQALVFTGAAFAGVYIRAATGELLCLSESVGVPRTLYGLRDSYPLAGGSPAADACRSGRPVWLRPEDLAGSAAFRRMPAEDVFSLAALPLRGPDGGVLLAVTDEPGGFDGEGRACLELIAEAVACPDAAEAVQGEELPPDAFSLAMDSGRVEVGDRILDLFGITRPGFDGKVETLLALTVPEDLPSLMSVVEADHMSIGERELEFRALRPGGQPRWLRLRGRLLPGGEGRPARLVGTVADASTLRPGVNDVARVQRLAAALATAGTVRDVGQAVVSALRAPLRADRIALAELENDRLVVTVLDPPEPDAWPELWRLQWRTEWPDAPVRAMPTLAAALREGRAQIWPAGATLEPALADVGPGGLAVLPLPAAGRMAGACLIGWDTPHDFGPDERALLTASAGLAGQALLRARAFDAEHELVGMLQRTLLPSRLPQLPGAEAVARYLPATAGLEVGGDWYDVIPLPDHRVALVIGDVQGHNAGAATLMGQMRTALRAYAAEGHPPDVVVSHANRLLLEMETDLFATCAYVEVDMEQGSAWCVRAGHPPLVLRHPDGRTEIAEAEGGPPLGVLTQADFPMTPLRLQPGTVLALTTDGLVESADADIDVGMARLAHDLAAADPSHLGLVADVLLTGAGRDDDIALLLMRYDGMAVRPLRESWSVWRVPEAVRHARRFTRRTLRSWGVTEDTDAVLLVVSELVTNALVHTDGQVRLDLTLVNRRLRVAVADASPRTPVKPTSIGWQATGGRGILLVEAMSATWGTVPAGGGKQVWSELAL